The stretch of DNA ATGCGCCAACTACTTCAGTTCATGCGGATATGATCCAGACTGATCGAAAATCGCTCTAGCGCGGCGCCATCGACCGGACCATTGGGCACCGCAAGCAGTGTGCCGCCTTCGAGCGGCGAAGGCACCAGCCCCTCTGCGCGGGGGGATGGAAGCGAAGGGGTTTGCGGCATGCCGAGATCGGTATTGGTCCCCAGCGATCCATTGCCTGCGATCCCGGCGATGTCGCTGAGCTCGTCGATCCGGTGAGCGCGCAAGTCGCCCATCAGGTCGTCCATGATATATGTGATGGCCTGGTCGCGCCGCGTCACATCCCGATAGTCGAGCCGCGGATTGGAAAGATCGGGCAAGTGCCACTCGGGGTGTTCGCGCTGCAGGGCCTCATAGCGGTCCTGGATCAGGTTCGACATATCGCTCGAAATCTGGAAGCCGTGGCTTTCGGCGTAGCTCGCTTCGGACATCATTCGGCTGCCTATCTCGCGATAGCGAGCAGCAGCGGCGCGCCGTTCCTCGGCCTCAGCGACACGCCAATCACTTCCATCGGTGGTGGTGTGCGAGCGGCTATGGTCAGTGTAGTCCGAGCTCTGGCTGTAGGTGCCCGAAGACTGGATATCGCCGCTCGACCCGCTGACCACCATGCGATCGCTCGTCTCGTCGGATTTGTCGGTGCCGCGCGTGGTCTGGTTCGTTGCTGAACGCTCGGTGCCGGCACGAGCATCGTCGCCCACCTCTTTCCGACCGAAAATGGAGCCCTGCAGCGTTGCTGAGGCGCCACTTCCCGCAATGTCTTTGCCAGGCGTTCCCAGCGTTCCAGATCCAGTAAGGCTCGCGGACGAGCCAAAAGTGCGGCTCGCAAAATCACCGGACGAACGTGAATTGCCCTCGCGCAGGATAAGATCATTGTTCGTGACATCACGGGTCGAGCTGCCCTTGGCCTGTTCGACGACGACGTTGCCGCCGACATTGTGAGTGTCCGATGCGCGCGATCCGCTTTCGCGCCGGGCTCCTGTCACGTCGCTGGTCGCGGTGACCGCGCTGCCGAACTGGCCCTTCGAGCTGGTCCAGCTGCTCGAGGTGCCGTTCTCGATCTTGTCGGCCTCGTTGAGATACCATTGGCCCTGGGATCTGAGGTCCGTCGCATAGCCCCGCGTCATGGTGGGCTTGAAGGGCAACTGGGACATCGCCGCATTGGTGTCGATCACCGAATGGCCCGAGCCATATTCGTTGAACATGCGCCCGTCCGCTTCGCGGAAGCCCGAGTGGCCCGCGCCTGCCAGGAGGTTGGGGGCCTGATTCCACTGCGACATCTGCCGATTGTCCGCGTTGAGATTGCCATAGCTGACATCGCCATAGGCATAGTTGCCGGTGGTCCGCTCGATCGCCGCGGCATCCGAGCCAGCCTGGACCGGGGCGAGCATCGAGCCAAGGTTGTTGGCGACCGACATGGTGCCGCGCATGACCATCAGCGCGAGCATCGGCACGGAGAGCATCAGGAACCCCGCCATCGTGGCGATGTCCTGATTAACCGCATCGATTCCCGCCCAGTTGGCGAGGTTCACGCTGCCTGCTGAAACCGCTGCGGTCTGGGAGGCCAGGCGGTCCATGATGAACGAGTGGATGAGAACGTAGATCGGTCCCCAGGCCGAGAGGTAGAAGAAGCCCGAGAAGTAGCCCTTCAGGGTCGCGATGCCGGTGCGCGGGAACAACAGCAGCGGGAAGACGATCGGGAACAGAGCGTAAAAGACCACGGTCAGGACCACGCCAAGCACCGGAATCCAGATGAGCCCCTGCTCGGCTGCCGTCGTCATCGCGTTGCGGGTCTGGGTGTCCGCGCGCTGGAGCGCGAAGGAATCGGCATCGGCATTGCCGAAGTCGAGCTGGGCGGCCTCGAAAGCGTCGACCATGCTCTTCTGCTTGAAGAACTGGTTACGCGTCATCGCGGTGCCGGTGAGCAATTGCGAGACCGCCGGCACGTCGGCGGCGAGCTTTGCCCCTGCCGCGGCCTCGGTGAGCTTGGGGTACATCGTATGCGCAAATGGCAGCGCATAGGCGTTGATCTGGTTGTCCCACTGGTTGTTGATCAGCGTCCAGGCCTGCGCACAGGTCTTGCCCTCGATATCGACCGTGCCGGTGCCGGTATCGGTCAGGTACTTCATGCCGCGGTTGGTTGCGGCATTGACCCCGAGTT from Novosphingobium aromaticivorans DSM 12444 encodes:
- a CDS encoding conjugal transfer protein TraG N-terminal domain-containing protein, translating into MLEVFTVGGGDYLVNTFNAIAAWTGSGGFKSLIRVVMVMGLIYALLITAMDLDWRAWFRWFIQSTLIYTVLMVPTVTVKVTDRVNPGLAPATVANVPIGLAAMASFTSQISDYLTRTAETVFVMPAALNYSTGGFVYGARMWDKARGFEIRDPVFKANLDGYLKQCAYYDILLGTKSLKLLSEAPDLWAELGVNAATNRGMKYLTDTGTGTVDIEGKTCAQAWTLINNQWDNQINAYALPFAHTMYPKLTEAAAGAKLAADVPAVSQLLTGTAMTRNQFFKQKSMVDAFEAAQLDFGNADADSFALQRADTQTRNAMTTAAEQGLIWIPVLGVVLTVVFYALFPIVFPLLLFPRTGIATLKGYFSGFFYLSAWGPIYVLIHSFIMDRLASQTAAVSAGSVNLANWAGIDAVNQDIATMAGFLMLSVPMLALMVMRGTMSVANNLGSMLAPVQAGSDAAAIERTTGNYAYGDVSYGNLNADNRQMSQWNQAPNLLAGAGHSGFREADGRMFNEYGSGHSVIDTNAAMSQLPFKPTMTRGYATDLRSQGQWYLNEADKIENGTSSSWTSSKGQFGSAVTATSDVTGARRESGSRASDTHNVGGNVVVEQAKGSSTRDVTNNDLILREGNSRSSGDFASRTFGSSASLTGSGTLGTPGKDIAGSGASATLQGSIFGRKEVGDDARAGTERSATNQTTRGTDKSDETSDRMVVSGSSGDIQSSGTYSQSSDYTDHSRSHTTTDGSDWRVAEAEERRAAAARYREIGSRMMSEASYAESHGFQISSDMSNLIQDRYEALQREHPEWHLPDLSNPRLDYRDVTRRDQAITYIMDDLMGDLRAHRIDELSDIAGIAGNGSLGTNTDLGMPQTPSLPSPRAEGLVPSPLEGGTLLAVPNGPVDGAALERFSISLDHIRMN